The Flavobacterium johnsoniae UW101 genomic interval TTGGATCAGTTCTTATGACCAGATATTTTCAATATGGTTCCCTGGAAGGATTTATTCTAGACTCAAATCTTGGCGGAAGGATTTTACAAATTAGAAAAGTAAATGATATCACACTTTTTGGAAATGGCCCTTATACGATAATTGATGAAATTGTGTACTTATCTATATTTAGACAATTTGGTATTGTTGGTTTATTTTTATTTTGCGTTTCTTTTTTTGCTCCGGTATATATTTTTTTACAAACTAAAAATAACAACCAGGTTTACTTATTAGGAATATTAACGTATTTATTTGTTTGTTTAAGCGACGGATGTATGCTTTTAATACCTACACTAGTTTTTTTCTATTTCATTTGTACGATGGCCTTCATTCGTCACAACAGAGCCGAGGAATAGAACATCGCAGAGAAGAAAAATGTAAATTCCGTATTGACGAACCAGAATATTTTCGGTCAAAAAAGAAAAAGAAAACAACAGAGAAATCGAAAAATATAAATAATTCCTGCTTTTTAAAGCAAAACGAAGTTTTATAAAAAGAGTGGAAATAAAAGCAATAAAAAGTAAAAAACCGCCTTTCATAAAATAATCAAGGTATTGATTATGAGAATTTAAATTTTCTTTTGATAAGTCATTAAAACCATATTCATCATAACATGAATTAAGTTTTGGCTGTATAGAGCCATTGTCTGTTCCTAAAAAATGAGAATCAGTAATTACTTTTAAAGAACAAAAACAAAGGGTATATCTACTTGAGTTTTCAATTTTATTTTTATTTAAAAACTGAATATCATCTTTGTATCGTTGTGATAAAAAAATCACTCCCATGAATAGAATTATTAATGGAAAAAAAATCATTTTAGTATTTAATTTATCTTTTTTATAAAAGAAAAAATAACAGTTTAATCCAGTCAAAAATAAAGTAGAAAAAAGGATCATTCTGGCATTAACGATTACCAAACTTGCTAATAAAACAATACAAATAACTATTAAAAGTATTTTGAATTTCAAGGCTGTATTTTGAGTTTTAACTAGAAAATTAAAAACAAAAAGAAACGCAATTGCAATCCACAAACTAATATAAGTACCGTGAATATCAATATTATTTTCTAGATTAAAACGAGCAAAATACCAGTTAAAATGATGATTGGGAATATCATTTATATAGAAAATTACAATATATGTGCTGATTAAGGTAATACAAAAGGAATAAACAAGGAGAATCTTTTCTCTTTGCTGTTTAAAAAAAGGAGAGTCGTAAAGAAATGTACTAAACAGCGGTATAATAAATATTAAAAAACTGTTAGCAATAATCTGCAGACTTTTCGAATTATAATAAAAAATATTAAAAGCAAGGAGGACAAAAAATGATAAAAGAAATGGCACTGTTTTAATTGATAAAAAGTGCTTTTTTGAATTGTATTGAAGTAATAGAAAAAGACTTGCAGCAGACATTATAATTGACTGAACAGCCTCAAACATATATAAAGAGGAAGCAAATGCTAAAAGGTATAAAAAATAAACAGCAGTTTTATTTGTTTTAGTTTCTGTCATTTAACTAATCTTTTAAAAGTAGTTTCAATTTTTTTCTGAATCGATATTGGCAGTTTTTCACGCATAAACTGTACTAGATATTTTTTAGTTTTCAACTTAAATAATTGAAAACTGCTAATTTCTATTTTTAGAGAATCTATTTCATCTTCAGCAATAAACTCAAGTGATTTCCATTTTGTTGGATCGTTTTCATGAAAATTAGTAAACTCTTTATAATTATCAATATTTATATTTTTCCAAAATTTATAAAACGCAGCGTTGTCAGAATCGTCCCTGTGAGACCAATTTGTTATTTTGGTATAAATTTCTTCATCGTCTCTTGCCCAGGATTGATGCAGTAAGATAAATTTAGTTATTATTTTTTTTGAGTGCCTTGTGGCTCTCATATACTTGTATTTAGGATAATTAGTTGCCACTTCAATAGCATCTAATGAATCTTTTATGTATAAAAATCCCCCTTCAACTTTTTTAAATAATGTAATCCACTGCACATGAATTTCTACAGGATGTTTTTCGGGATTTTTTAAATAATCTTTTTTTTCTTTTAAAAAGGAAACAAAATTTTTAAAATCATTAAAATATTCATCACTGTCTATTTGAATATGCCATCCGCCATCTCCCATTGCTTTTGCGAGCAAATTGCGTTCTCGTGTATCATTTTCAGAAGGAGAATTTTCAGGAATGTAAAAGGTGTCTTCGTAGATTACAATTTTGTTTAAGGTATCAAATTTTTTTACCCATTCAAAAAAGGATGGATCAATAAACAATGGATTTCCACTCCATGTTAAACGATCTTTATCTACAGCAAGTACGATCAAATCAGAAGCATCGTAAACGAGTGGAATCGATTTGTATAAATATTTGAAATCGTATGAAACAAGAAATCCAACTTTAATCATTTTTTCTAAAGAAATTTAAACTCTTATCGCAAAGTACTTTATAATTTAGAAACAATGTGATAAATAATTCAGTTATAATAAGTGCGGCAATCATTCCTTCGACTTTAAAGAAAAAAGACAATAGAAATGAAAGAGAAACATTAATTACTAAACCAATAAAATAACCGCTAAAGTAAATGTTTTTCTTTTCGTGCATTAACAAAGACATATATGCAGATTGATTAAGAGACGCAATTAAAGGAATAGGCGAAAGCAAAATTAAATACTGACTCGATTCAGTAATATATTCACTGCTTAATACAGAGATAATTTGTTCAGAAAATATAATTAATATCACAGTTCCAATGGAAAAGAGCAGTAAATAAGACTGGAAAATTTGACGCAGCGTTTTGTTTAATTCAGAAATTGAAGCGATACCAATATTACAAATTTTAGGAAAAACGCCTTGAAATAATACTCCAATACAATGTTTACCAAGCATAATAATTTTTTCAGAAACACTGTAGATACCAACAATTTTGGAATCGAAAAAAACACCTAAAATAAGAGTCCCGGAATTTAAGATAGAACAAACAGTCAAATTAGTTAGAAACATTTTAAAACCGCTTTGTAATTCAGCAAAAATATCTTTAAAAGAGGTTTTTGAATAAACAAAGTTTTCTTTTAATAACAAATAAATGTAAGAAACTATAAAAATAAGGCTGTCAAATATGCCAAGTATAAAAAATAAAATTTGAAAAGAATCTTTGTTTTTCACACAAAACAATATAGTTAAAAGACAGCTTATTTTAAATACTGAATTAATTATGCAATACACATTGACTTTGTTTAAACCAATAAAAACCCAATGTGCATTCTGCGTACGCGAGAAAAGCATTAAAAATAAAGAAAGAAAAAATAAAGCATTGCTGCTAATATTACTATAAAGCTGAGCGAGTAAAAACAATAATAAAAAAGAAGGAATAGTTAATAAAAACTTAGTATTTATTACTGTTGAAATGTATTTGCTGATTGCATCAATATCAGAATTTAATCGACCAATTTTAATTGGACCTAAAGCATTCCAGGAATAATCATTAATAACTGAAATGTAATTAATTAAAGACAAAGAAATAGCAATAAGACCATAATTAGTAATTCCAAATACATGAATGTAAAATGGAATTAGAATTAATGGAAATAGAAAATTTATAAAATTAATGCTAAAACTATAAAAGATGTTTTTAATCACAATTCTAGAAAATAAAGGCTCCAAAACATTTGAAGCCTGCCATTATTAAAGTGATTTGTCAATAGAATCATCTGGATTTCCTTGAGGAGCCCATGAACCTGATTTATCATTTCGCATGGTAACTGTTCCGGTTTCGGTATCTAATACAAACAAGCAGACCTCTCCAGTATCAGCTCTTTGAATAACAGTCATTTGATATTTACCTATTTGAGTTTTTTCCTCTTCTTTTTTTTGAGGTTGCTGACAAGAAATAATTAATAAAGATACACTGATTAAAAAGGCTGTTTTTTTCATTTGGTTTTTTTTTCAAAAGTAATTTTTTTTATTAAAGGTGAATGTGTTTTAAACAAAAAATAAACATCATTAAATTTTTAAAACTTACTTTTGAAAAGGATTATAACCAATTAATATAAATGAAATTAGTAATTGATGTTCGTTTTATAAATGCTTCGGGAATTGGTACTTACATAAAAAATGTGTTGCCGGGTATAATTTCAGAATTTAATGCAGTTACAGTTCTTGGAAACAAAAATGAAATCATGCAATTTGATTGGAGTAATAAAGTTGAGGTTATAGAGTTCAATTGTAAAATGTATTCTCTAAAAGAACAATTTTATTATGCTTTTAAAATACCAAAATGTGATGTGTTTTGGTCTCCACATTTTAATTTTCCTATTTTTCCTATTCGTGCAAAGAAAAAAGTTGTAACAATTCATGACGTAAATCATCTTACCGGGATTTCTCCAATTTCTTTCCTTAAAAAAAAGTATAGTTCTATTTTATATGATAATGCAGTAAAAAAAGCAGATTTAATTTTTACTGTTTCAGAATTTTCAAAAAGTGAGATTCTAAAATATACCAACACCGAATCTGAAAAAATTAAAGTAGTTTATTGTGGAGTAGATGCGCCATTTTTTGAAGATTTTAAAGAGAATAGTTTAAGACTTCCAAACGATTTTATTTTATATATAGGAAATGTCAAACCTCATAAAAATTTAATTGTTTTATTAAAAGCTTATAATGCTTTATCAAATCAATTAAAAGAAGAATATAAACTTTTAATTGTAGGTAAAAAAGATGGATTTATTACGGAAGATAATCAGATAAATGAATTCATAAAATCGAACCAATTAGAAAGAAATGTTATTTTTACAGGACATGTAACTGATTTAGATTTGCCTTTATATTATCAAAATGCATCGTTATTTGTATTTCCATCTCTTTACGAAGGTTTTGGATTACCAGTTTTAGAAGCATTGGCAGCAAAAACAATGGTGATTAGTTCTAACGCTTCAAGTCTGCCGGAAATAGGAGGAGAAGCTGTTATTTATTTTGATCCAAAAAATGATATAGAGTTGTCTCAAAAAATAAAAGACTGTTTAGAAAATAAAGTAAGCATTGAAATAGAAAAAAGGGCAGTACAATTAGATAAATTTACTTGGAAAAAATCTATTAAAAATCATTTGGAAGCATTTAGAAATATTTTACAAAATAATGAAAAAAGCACTAATTAGCGATTGGTATTATGTGAATGGAGGTGCTGAAAAAGTAATTCATTCTATAAACTCAATCTGGGATGATTTTGACCATTTTGCATTAATTGACTTTTTGAATGATGAAGACCGAAAGTTTATTTTAAATGGAAAAAAAGCCAAAACTAGTTTCATCCAGAAATTACCAACAGTAAAAAAAAATCACCGCAAATTTTTACAGTTATTTCCAATTGCTGTAGAACAGTTTGATTTAAGAGACTATAACTTAATAATCAGTTCTTCTTCAGCTGTGGCAAAAGGAATTAAGACAAACAAAAATCAATTGCATATTTGTTATTGTCATTCTCCAATGCGTTACGCCTGGGATTTGAGAGAGCAATATTTAAAAGATGCCGGATTAAACAAAGGTTTAAAAGGTTTATATGCAAAATCAGTATTAGATAAAATCCAGAAATGGGATCTTTCAAATTCAGATAATGTTGATTTTTTTATTGCTAATTCAAAGCATATTGCTGAGCGAATTAAAAAGATTTATAACAGAGAGTCCACCGTAATTTATCCGCCAGTTGATGTTGATTTTTTTAGTTTAGAAGAAATAAAAGAAGACTATTATTTTACAGCTTCACGACTTGTTCCGTATAAAAAAACACAATTGATAGTAGAAGCTTTCAACGAATTACCACATTTAAAATTGATTGTTGCTGGTGACGGACCAGAATTAGAAAAACTTCAAAAAACAGCCAAAAACAACATAGAGTTTGTAGGATATATTGAAAATAAAAAGCTGAGAAGCTTAATGCAGAAAGCGAAAGCATTTGTTTTTGCTGCTGAGGAAGATTTTGGAATTATTCCTGTTGAAGCACAAGCATGCGGAACGCCTGTTATTGCTTTAGCAAAAGGAGGAACACTTGAAACAGTTATAGAAAACAAAACCGGAATTTTCTTTGTAGAGCAATCTGCAGAAAAAATCAAAGAAGCAGTACTTAATTTTGAAACAAAAAATTTCGACCCTCAAATTATACGCGAACATGCTGTTACATTTTCAAAGCAACGATTTGAAAAAGAGATAAAAGAATTTGTTGGAACAAAATATAAAGAACATCAACAGTTGTTGAATAAAGATAATTTGAAATTATAACCGAAAAATAATTTTCAAATCAGTTACATTTGCGATGTATAAACAATTATCATGAAAAGAATACTTATTACTGGAGCGGCAGGATTTTTAGGATCGCATTTATGTGACAGATTTATCAAAGAAGGATATTTTGTTATTGGGATGGATAACCTGATTACAGGTGACCTTAAAAATATTGAGCATTTATTCAAATTAGAAAATTTTGAATTTTATCATCATGATATCACCAAGTTCGTTCATATTCCTGGCGATCTTGATTATATATTGCATTTTGCTTCACCGGCGAGTCCTATTGATTATTTAAAAATTCCAATTCAGACACTTAAGGTTGGATCTCTGGGAACGCATAATTTATTAGGATTGGCAAGAGTAAAAAAAGCTAGAATCTTGATTGCTTCAACTTCAGAAGTTTATGGAGATCCGTTGGTGCATCCACAGACAGAAGAATATTATGGAAACGTAAATACAATTGGTCCTCGCGGTGTTTATGACGAAGCAAAACGTTTTCAGGAATCAATTACTATGGCATACCATACTTTTCATGGTGTAGAGACCAGAATAGTGCGTATTTTTAATACTTACGGACCAAGAATGCGATTAAACGACGGACGCGTAATTCCTGCTTTTATTGGGCAAGCGTTACGAGGCGAAGA includes:
- a CDS encoding glycosyltransferase; protein product: MKKALISDWYYVNGGAEKVIHSINSIWDDFDHFALIDFLNDEDRKFILNGKKAKTSFIQKLPTVKKNHRKFLQLFPIAVEQFDLRDYNLIISSSSAVAKGIKTNKNQLHICYCHSPMRYAWDLREQYLKDAGLNKGLKGLYAKSVLDKIQKWDLSNSDNVDFFIANSKHIAERIKKIYNRESTVIYPPVDVDFFSLEEIKEDYYFTASRLVPYKKTQLIVEAFNELPHLKLIVAGDGPELEKLQKTAKNNIEFVGYIENKKLRSLMQKAKAFVFAAEEDFGIIPVEAQACGTPVIALAKGGTLETVIENKTGIFFVEQSAEKIKEAVLNFETKNFDPQIIREHAVTFSKQRFEKEIKEFVGTKYKEHQQLLNKDNLKL
- a CDS encoding oligosaccharide flippase family protein, with the translated sequence MIKNIFYSFSINFINFLFPLILIPFYIHVFGITNYGLIAISLSLINYISVINDYSWNALGPIKIGRLNSDIDAISKYISTVINTKFLLTIPSFLLLFLLAQLYSNISSNALFFLSLFLMLFSRTQNAHWVFIGLNKVNVYCIINSVFKISCLLTILFCVKNKDSFQILFFILGIFDSLIFIVSYIYLLLKENFVYSKTSFKDIFAELQSGFKMFLTNLTVCSILNSGTLILGVFFDSKIVGIYSVSEKIIMLGKHCIGVLFQGVFPKICNIGIASISELNKTLRQIFQSYLLLFSIGTVILIIFSEQIISVLSSEYITESSQYLILLSPIPLIASLNQSAYMSLLMHEKKNIYFSGYFIGLVINVSLSFLLSFFFKVEGMIAALIITELFITLFLNYKVLCDKSLNFFRKND
- a CDS encoding O-antigen ligase family protein encodes the protein MTETKTNKTAVYFLYLLAFASSLYMFEAVQSIIMSAASLFLLLQYNSKKHFLSIKTVPFLLSFFVLLAFNIFYYNSKSLQIIANSFLIFIIPLFSTFLYDSPFFKQQREKILLVYSFCITLISTYIVIFYINDIPNHHFNWYFARFNLENNIDIHGTYISLWIAIAFLFVFNFLVKTQNTALKFKILLIVICIVLLASLVIVNARMILFSTLFLTGLNCYFFFYKKDKLNTKMIFFPLIILFMGVIFLSQRYKDDIQFLNKNKIENSSRYTLCFCSLKVITDSHFLGTDNGSIQPKLNSCYDEYGFNDLSKENLNSHNQYLDYFMKGGFLLFIAFISTLFIKLRFALKSRNYLYFSISLLFSFSFLTENILVRQYGIYIFLLCDVLFLGSVVTNEGHRTNEIEKN
- a CDS encoding UDP-glucuronic acid decarboxylase family protein gives rise to the protein MKRILITGAAGFLGSHLCDRFIKEGYFVIGMDNLITGDLKNIEHLFKLENFEFYHHDITKFVHIPGDLDYILHFASPASPIDYLKIPIQTLKVGSLGTHNLLGLARVKKARILIASTSEVYGDPLVHPQTEEYYGNVNTIGPRGVYDEAKRFQESITMAYHTFHGVETRIVRIFNTYGPRMRLNDGRVIPAFIGQALRGEDLTIFGDGMQTRSFCYVDDQVEGIYRLLHSDYVYPVNIGNPDEITIKDFAEEIIKLTGTNQKVVYHPLPINDPLQRQPDTTKAKELLGWEAKVSRAEGMKITYEYFKSLSPEELAKEEHKDFSSYIK
- a CDS encoding glycosyltransferase family 4 protein, translating into MKLVIDVRFINASGIGTYIKNVLPGIISEFNAVTVLGNKNEIMQFDWSNKVEVIEFNCKMYSLKEQFYYAFKIPKCDVFWSPHFNFPIFPIRAKKKVVTIHDVNHLTGISPISFLKKKYSSILYDNAVKKADLIFTVSEFSKSEILKYTNTESEKIKVVYCGVDAPFFEDFKENSLRLPNDFILYIGNVKPHKNLIVLLKAYNALSNQLKEEYKLLIVGKKDGFITEDNQINEFIKSNQLERNVIFTGHVTDLDLPLYYQNASLFVFPSLYEGFGLPVLEALAAKTMVISSNASSLPEIGGEAVIYFDPKNDIELSQKIKDCLENKVSIEIEKRAVQLDKFTWKKSIKNHLEAFRNILQNNEKSTN